In a genomic window of Corynebacterium choanae:
- the cysS gene encoding cysteine--tRNA ligase produces the protein MALHIFDTRTAQLREFTPVVPGRASVYVCGATVQSVPHIGHLRSGVAFDILRNWLEYSGYDVWFIRNVTDIDDKIITKAAEHDRPWWEWAATHERAFAWAYEVLGVRPPSLEPRATGHVPQMIEYMQRIIDNGHGYAADGNVYCTPTTIADYGELSGQKLDQLDQGESKGTGKRDPRDFTMWKASKPGEPSWPTPWGQGRPGWHLECSAMATTYLGSEFDIHGGGMDLKFPHHENEIAQAHAAGDNFANYWMHNGWVTLAGEKMSKSLGNVLSVENLLHLVRPVELRYYLGSAHYRSMLEYSEATLADAAQGYRRIEAFVHHFPKQQPTTVTDEFAAAMDDDVAVPKALAVIHNTVRAGNTALQQGEHELAEKLAGQVRAMMAILGVDPLAQPWSDTDSGANAATQQALDVLISAELQRRSEARANKDWATADAVRDRLQQAGITVTDTADGPTWTIER, from the coding sequence ATGGCATTGCACATTTTTGATACCCGCACCGCACAACTTCGCGAATTCACCCCGGTCGTTCCCGGCCGCGCCAGTGTGTATGTGTGTGGGGCAACAGTGCAGTCCGTGCCGCATATTGGTCATCTTCGCAGCGGTGTCGCCTTCGATATTCTGCGGAACTGGCTGGAATATTCCGGCTATGACGTGTGGTTTATCCGCAATGTGACCGACATTGATGACAAAATCATCACCAAAGCCGCCGAACATGATCGCCCGTGGTGGGAATGGGCAGCCACCCATGAGCGTGCCTTCGCCTGGGCGTATGAGGTGCTCGGAGTGCGGCCGCCGTCACTAGAGCCGCGTGCCACCGGCCATGTGCCGCAGATGATCGAATATATGCAGCGCATCATCGACAATGGGCATGGATACGCCGCCGACGGCAATGTGTATTGCACCCCGACGACGATTGCCGACTATGGGGAGTTGTCCGGGCAAAAACTTGACCAGCTTGACCAAGGTGAAAGTAAAGGCACCGGGAAACGGGATCCCCGCGATTTTACGATGTGGAAAGCCTCGAAGCCGGGGGAGCCTTCCTGGCCAACCCCGTGGGGGCAGGGACGCCCCGGCTGGCATTTGGAATGTTCAGCGATGGCGACCACCTATTTGGGCAGCGAATTTGATATTCACGGCGGTGGTATGGATTTGAAATTCCCCCACCATGAAAACGAAATCGCCCAAGCCCATGCCGCCGGTGACAACTTCGCCAACTATTGGATGCACAACGGTTGGGTGACCCTGGCCGGGGAGAAAATGTCGAAATCCCTCGGCAACGTGTTGTCTGTGGAGAATCTGCTGCATCTCGTGCGTCCGGTAGAGCTGCGCTACTATCTTGGCTCCGCCCATTATCGTTCGATGCTGGAATATTCCGAGGCTACCTTGGCTGATGCCGCCCAAGGCTATCGCCGGATTGAAGCGTTTGTGCATCATTTCCCGAAGCAGCAGCCCACCACAGTCACCGACGAATTTGCAGCCGCAATGGACGACGATGTGGCGGTGCCGAAAGCTCTCGCAGTGATTCACAACACGGTGCGTGCCGGTAACACTGCCCTGCAGCAAGGTGAGCATGAGTTAGCGGAAAAGCTCGCCGGACAAGTGCGCGCCATGATGGCAATTTTAGGGGTTGATCCGCTTGCACAACCGTGGTCTGATACTGATAGCGGTGCCAATGCGGCAACCCAGCAGGCATTAGATGTGTTGATCAGTGCAGAACTGCAACGACGCAGTGAGGCGCGGGCGAATAAAGATTGGGCAACCGCCGATGCGGTTCGTGACCGTCTGCAGCAGGCAGGTATCACGGTCACCGACACCGCCGACGGGCCGACCTGGACGATCGAGCGCTAA
- the rlmB gene encoding 23S rRNA (guanosine(2251)-2'-O)-methyltransferase RlmB, producing MAGNSRRPGVRKTHKTGAPKGSGGKHRRSLAGKGPTPKAEDRTYHAAYRRKKEQERRNQGRHEQQDTGEIVLGRNPVVECLRAKVPATQLYVVAGTAADDRLKEAIVIARKRAIAINEVQKHELDYIAGNEKHQGIGLKIPPYQYAEVEDLIAQVKDSGEHGLIVCLDNITDPRNLGAIIRSVAAFGGHGVVIPERRSASVTAVTWRTSAGTAARLPVARATNLTRTLKQFQQNGYQVVGLAAGGEHTLDTYQGTGPTVIVIGSEGKGISRLVGETCDTMLSIPMSDWVESLNASVAAGAVLSEFARQRRAEVRTNHSL from the coding sequence ATGGCAGGTAATTCGCGACGCCCCGGCGTACGGAAAACACACAAAACCGGTGCACCCAAAGGCTCAGGGGGGAAACATCGCCGCTCACTAGCGGGGAAAGGCCCTACCCCGAAGGCTGAGGATCGCACCTATCACGCCGCATATCGGCGGAAGAAAGAACAAGAACGACGCAACCAAGGCCGCCACGAACAACAAGACACCGGCGAGATCGTGCTTGGCCGTAACCCGGTGGTGGAATGCCTGCGGGCAAAAGTACCAGCCACCCAGCTGTATGTGGTCGCCGGAACAGCTGCTGATGATCGACTCAAAGAAGCAATCGTGATTGCCCGGAAACGTGCCATCGCCATCAACGAAGTGCAAAAACATGAGCTCGACTACATTGCCGGTAATGAGAAACATCAGGGAATCGGGCTGAAAATCCCGCCCTATCAATATGCTGAAGTGGAAGATCTCATCGCCCAGGTGAAAGACTCCGGCGAGCATGGGCTGATCGTTTGTCTCGACAACATCACTGACCCGCGCAACCTAGGGGCAATCATCCGCTCGGTGGCCGCTTTTGGTGGACACGGGGTAGTGATCCCGGAACGTCGCAGCGCCAGCGTGACCGCGGTGACTTGGCGAACCAGCGCCGGCACCGCGGCACGGCTACCTGTTGCGCGGGCAACAAACCTCACCCGCACCTTGAAACAATTCCAACAAAACGGCTACCAGGTGGTGGGGCTTGCCGCCGGCGGCGAGCACACCCTCGACACCTATCAGGGAACCGGACCTACGGTGATTGTGATCGGATCGGAAGGTAAAGGCATCTCCCGGCTGGTGGGGGAAACCTGCGACACAATGCTCAGCATCCCCATGTCTGACTGGGTTGAATCACTCAACGCCTCGGTTGCCGCCGGTGCAGTGCTCAGCGAGTTCGCCCGGCAGCGCCGCGCCGAAGTACGCACCAACCACAGCCTGTAA
- the ispF gene encoding 2-C-methyl-D-erythritol 2,4-cyclodiphosphate synthase, translating into MVQPTPAQPALPRVGTGFDAHQIEAGKPCFIGCIEIPAADGCEGHSDGDVVAHAIVDALLAAAGLGDLGSFVGVGRKEYDGVSGTRLLEECVALLAQHHYRIGNVSVQLIANTPKMAAYREQSATRMSAILHAPVNLSATTTDHMGFTGRGEGRAAIATALVFESA; encoded by the coding sequence ATGGTTCAGCCCACCCCCGCGCAGCCAGCGCTTCCCCGCGTCGGCACTGGATTTGATGCCCACCAGATCGAAGCCGGTAAACCGTGTTTTATCGGCTGTATCGAAATACCGGCAGCCGACGGCTGCGAAGGACACTCCGATGGGGATGTGGTGGCGCATGCGATTGTTGATGCACTACTCGCCGCAGCTGGTCTTGGGGATTTAGGATCTTTCGTCGGGGTAGGGCGGAAAGAATATGACGGGGTAAGCGGCACCCGGTTGTTAGAAGAATGCGTAGCGTTGCTTGCGCAACACCACTATCGCATTGGCAATGTGTCTGTTCAGCTCATCGCCAACACCCCGAAAATGGCTGCATATCGCGAGCAGAGTGCAACCCGCATGTCGGCGATCCTGCATGCACCTGTCAACCTGTCAGCCACCACCACTGACCATATGGGGTTTACCGGCCGGGGGGAAGGCCGGGCAGCGATCGCCACCGCCCTAGTATTTGAGTCGGCATAG